In one Solanum dulcamara chromosome 1, daSolDulc1.2, whole genome shotgun sequence genomic region, the following are encoded:
- the LOC129886806 gene encoding F-box/FBD/LRR-repeat protein At1g13570-like: MDKEDRISYLPRNVIDRIFELLPVEDAARTSILSTKWRYIWAALPNLVLDNLFCNKLASRSGYIFEQTIDKILLQHVGDIVTFDLDMSGLELSLCPDIDRWILYATRNSVKKLKLNMTEYRTSKVPSYIFNCPTLTKLKLFNCVVKLPKSFLGFQKLTTLFLQKVTFESTTKICVINVPLLVKLSLINCNGTQYLNIVSVGLKYLHFCESRCNLDLNCFMNCKQLTCLYLEVDNYSMPAERITLEKLLISFATLEVLTLCSFELELLSAGAVRKGLPFTLNCLYHLELAVNFKEIGQIYYAFELIQSSAKLSKLDIWVYDSCDTAEAILKCIDTPITFLDQQLNTLKDVAMHYFKGSKTELFFIKLLLARTPSLVRMNIDPYGSLEDWNIAIELMRFPRASPKAELFYLTNVDKNLQAVD, encoded by the exons CAAAGTGGAGATATATTTGGGCCGCGCTTCCAAATCTGGTGCTAGATAATCTCTTTTGCAATAAATTAGCATCAAGATCTGGATATATTTTCGAACAAACAATAGACAAGATTCTCTTACAACATGTTGGAGATATTGTTACGTTTGATCTTGATATGTCAGGACTAGAGTTGTCTCTGTGCCCAGATATAGATAGATGGATACTTTATGCCACCAGAAATAGTGTCAAGAAGTTAAAGCTTAACATGACAGAGTATAGAACCTCCAAAGTGCCTTCTTATATATTCAATTGTCCAACCCTGACAAAATTGAAACTCTTCAACTGTGTCGTTAAACTCCCAAAATCCTTTCTTGGCTTTCAGAAACTTACAACGCTTTTTCTGCAAAAAGTAACCTTTGAGTCAACTACAAAAATTTGTGTTATTAATGTCCCCCTTCTTGTCAAATTGTCCTTGATAAACTGTAATGGTACTCAATACCTCAACATTGTTTCAGTTGGGTTGAAGTACTTGCATTTTTGTGAGAGTCGGTGTAATCTTGACCTAAATTGCTTTATGAACTGCAAACAATTGACATGTTTGTATCTGGAGGTTGATAATTATTCAATGCCTGCTGAAAGAATAACTTTGGAAAAGCTTCTTATTAGCTTTGCTACACTTGAGGTGCTTACGTTGTGTTCATTTGAACTTGAG CTTTTGAGTGCAGGTGCAGTTCGAAAGGGTCTTCCTTTTACGCTCAACTGCTTGTATCATCTAGAATTAGCTGTAAACTTCAAAGAAATCGGCCAGATTTATTATGCATTCGAGTTGATTCAGAGTTCCGCcaaattgagtaaacttgataTTTGG GTCTATGATTCCTGTGATACTGCAGAAGCAATTTTGAAATGTATAGACACACCAATTACTTTCTTGGACCAACAGCTCAACACGCTCAAAGATGTTGCTATGCATTATTTTAAGGGTTCAAAAACTGAACTGTTTTTCATCAAGTTGTTGCTTGCTCGTACTCCATCTTTGGTAAGGATGAATATCGACCCGTATGGTTCTTTGGAAGACTGGAATATTGCCATTGAATTGATGCGGTTCCCTAGAGCATCTCCCAAGGCAGAGCTATTCTATTTGACAAATGTAGATAAGAATTTACAAGCCGTGGATTGA
- the LOC129900906 gene encoding uncharacterized protein LOC129900906, whose product MKPRTNGGSRSQKSKGVQSEGPNWVIIAGSALLSTLSVRLGYKLKQVLDSRQQNKTTCSLKGNEKSPDGSKLGNGHIQSSTYYFAQDDDGFYNCNTGAGELGITKQQYNGSEPEMVLPLVAVPAIGFNKENGRAWSTSPDRLELPQKPFHRSNSSESPCVSESGSDIYSKREVIQKLRLQLKRRDETILEMQEQIVELQASLNAQMSHSAHQQSLLDAANRDLFDSEREIQRLRKAIADHCVGQLGSCDKPPTVPVWPAEVRYGHTNGHLDVDRNSDTSEKGRGDGERFEMLKREKDELKEVIEGKDYLIRSYKEQTAELSIKVKELQQRLDAQLPNIL is encoded by the exons ATGAAGCCAAGAACCAACGGGGGGTCAAGGTCCCAGAAGTCCAAAGGTGTTCAGAGTGAGGGTCCTAACTGGGTCATAATTGCAGGCAGTGCGTTATTAAGTACATTATCTGTACGCTTAGGCTACAAGCTGAAGCAGGTGCTTGATTCGAGACAACAGAACAAGACTACCTGCAGTTTGAAAG GAAACGAAAAGTCTCCTGATGGAAGTAAGTTAGGGAATGGTCATATACAGTCAAGCACTTACTATTTTGCCCAAGATGATGATGGCTTCTACAATTGCAATACGG GAGCTGGAGAATTGGGAATTACAAAGCAGCAGTATAATGGGTCCGAGCCTGAAATGGTGCTCCCTCTCGTGGCAGTTCCTGCCATCGGATTCAATAAAGAGAATGGCAGGGCTTGGTCAACTTCTCCTGACCGTCTTGAACTGCCACAGAAACCATTTCATCGCTCTAACAGCTCTGAGTCGCCATGTGTCTCAGAATCTGGTTCCGACATATACAGCAAGCGAGAAGTGATACAAAAGCTGAGGCTACAGTTAAAGAGAAGGGACGAAACGATATTAGAGATGCAAGAACAAATTGTAGAGTTGCAAGCTTCTCTCAACGCTCAGATGTCACATTCCGCTCATCAGCAGTCATTGCTGGATGCTGCAAACAGGGATCTGTTTGATTCGGAGAGAGAGATACAAAGGCTGAGGAAGGCAATTGCAGATCATTGTGTTGGACAACTGGGTTCTTGCGATAAGCCTCCAACAGTACCTGTATGGCCAGCTGAAGTCCGATATGGTCATACTAACGGTCACCTGGATGTTGACAGAAATTCGGATACCTCAGAGAAGGGAAGAGGAGACGGAGAAAGGTTTGAAATGCTGAAGCGCGAAAAAGATGAGTTGAAAGAAGTGATTGAAGGGAAGGATTATCTGATCAGGAGCTACAAGGAGCAAACCGCCGAGCTTTCAATCAAGGTCAAGGAGCTGCAACAGAGATTGGATGCTCAGCTCCCAAATATTTTGTAG
- the LOC129900915 gene encoding chromatin assembly factor 1 subunit FAS2, with protein MKGGTVQINWHDMKPVLCLDFHHLTGVLATGGADYDIKMWVINSEEKEKKAPAVSYQASLSYHSGAVNALRFSPSGEHLASGADGGELIIWKLHSSDDSETWKVLKTLSFHRKDVLDLQWSADGSFLISGSVDNSCIIWDVNKGSVHQILDAHLHYVQGVAWDPLSKYTASLSSDRSCRIYNNKPSKTKGVEKLNFVCQHVIMKVEPQLPDESKSTKNHLFLDETLPSFFRRLSWSPDGSFLLVPAGSYKFTPASEPANTAYVFSRKDLTRPALMLPGASKPVIAVRFCPVTFSLRGSSNSSFFKLPYRLIFAVATLNSLYIYDTESVQPIVIVAGLHYASVTDIAWSATGKYLALSSQDGYCTLLEFDNEELGSTFRRPEKENVDDKINVQKQEENVLEIIGSDKCMDIDSAKAEEKTEVKQESTISTPQISKKATRKRITPMAID; from the exons ATGAAAGGTGGTACAGTTCAGATCAATTGGCACGACATGAAGCCCGTTTTGTGCCTTGATTTTCACCACCTCACTGGTGTTCTTGCTACTGGTGGAGCCGACTATGATATCAAG ATGTGGGTGATTAATTCTgaggaaaaagagaagaaagcaCCTGCAGTTTCATACCAGGCTAGCCTTTCTTACCATAGTGGTGCTGTGAATGCTCTTCGGTTCTCCCCTTCAG GAGAGCATTTGGCCTCTGGTGCAGATG GTGGTGAGCTCATCATTTGGAAGTTACATTCTTCAGATGACAGCGAAACATGGAAAGTCCTAAAGACATTATC ATTTCACCGTAAGGATGTATTGGACTTGCAGTGGTCTGCTGATGGTTCTTTTTTGATTTCTGGTTCTGTTGATAATTCATGCATCATATGGGATGTCAACAaag GTTCTGTTCATCAGATTTTGGATGCTCATTTGCACTATGTGCAGGGTGTGGCATGGGATCCATTGTCCAAGTATACTGCCTCACTCAGTTCAGATAGATCTTGCAGGATTTACAACAATAAACCATCTAAAACAAAAGGAGTTGAGAAGTTGAATTTTGTCTGTCAACATGTCATTATGAAGGTTGAACCACAACTGCCGGATGAGTCCAAG TCTACTAAAAATCATCTCTTTCTTGATGAGACACTGCCATCTTTCTTCCGAAGATTATCTTGGTCTCCTGATGGTTCCTTTCTGCTTGTGCCTGCAG GTTCTTACAAGTTTACACCTGCTTCAGAACCAGCGAACACTGCTTATGTGTTTTCTAGGAAAGATCTCACAAG GCCAGCGTTAATGCTCCCAGGTGCCAGCAAACCTGTCATTGCTGTACGCTTCTGCCCAGTGACATTTAGCTTGAGAGGATCAAGCAATT CATCATTCTTCAAGCTTCCTTATCGTCTTATTTTTGCTGTGGCTACGTTGAATTCCTTATACATCTATGACACAGAAAGTGTTCAACCAATAGTCATTGTAGCTGGTCTTCATTATGCTTCTGTAACAGACATAGCATG GTCGGCTACTGGGAAATATCTGGCTTTATCCTCCCAAGATGGTTATTGCACTCTGCTAGAGTTTGATAATGAGGAACTAGGATCCACTTTCCGTAGGCCAG AAAAAGAAAATGTTGATGATAAAATAAATGTGCAGAAACAGGAGGAAAATGTTCTAGAAATTATTGGCAGTGATAAATGCATGGATATAGATAGTGCAAAAGCAGAAGAGAAAACAGAAGTGAAACAagaatcaacaatatcaacccCTCAAATTTCTAAAAAGGCTACCAGAAAGAGGATTACACCAATGGCCATTGATTGA
- the LOC129900926 gene encoding protein trichome berefringence-like 7 isoform X2 gives MSTFGRSLSHKQRALTVSSPRLFDKSVSSPRFSRKSEVSRLFRVLIAIGSVVSFFLAIGGGYLYVLPNLTKTFHEENLVSFNGSDSFCDIFDGKWVVDNSYPLYNASECLFVEKGFNCLANGRTNDDYLKWRWKPRNCELPRFNVHNMLETLRNKRIVFVGDSMSRTQWESLICLLMTGVQNKGSVYEVNGNKITKLIRFLGVRFSSFNFTVEFYRSVFLVQHTWSSKYGIKRVRSTLTLDKLDDISNEWINADVLIFNSGQWWVPGKLFGVNLTLRMCNVTNQPLSETNGQESSSFSDAVLEMAHSMKVPVNVLHITPMSAFRKDAHVGLWSDNPALSDCSHWCLPGLPDLWNEMVFSYLHDSYRHTSLYQQREFNSLD, from the exons ATGAGTACTTTCGGTAGAAGTCTCTCTCATAAACAGAGGGCATTGACAGTTAGCAGCCCTAGATTGTTCGATAAGTCGGTTAGCAGCCCTAGATTTAGTAGGAAAAGTGAGGTTTCAAGACTTTTTCGTGTACTTATAGCAATTGGATCTGTTGTTTCCTTTTTCTTGGCAATTGGAGGAGGGTATTTATATGTCCTACCCAATCTTACAAAAACATTTCATGAGGAGAATCTTGTTAGTTTTAATGGTTCAGATAGTTTTTGTGACATATTTGATGGAAAATGGGTAGTTGATAACAGCTACCCCTTGTACAATGCCTCAGAATGCCTCTTTGTGGAGAAAGGATTCAACTGTTTGGCTAATGGTAGAACCAATGATGATTATCTTAAGTGGAGATGGAAGCCAAGGAATTGTGAACTCCCTAGGTTTAATGTGCATAATATGTTGGAAACTCTCCGAAATAAAAGAATTGTTTTTGTTGGAGACTCGATGAGTAGGACTCAATGGGAGTCTTTGATATGCCTGCTAATGACGGGGGTGCAAAATAAGGGAAGTGTATATGAAGTAAATGGGAATAAGATCACAAAACTAATTCGCTTTCTGGGGGTGAGGTTTAGTTCCTTCAATTTCACTGTTGAATTTTATCGATCAGTATTCCTTGTCCAACATACTTGGTCTTCCAAATATGGAATAAAGAGAGTTAGATCAACCCTTACGTTGGACAAGCTTGATGATATCAGCAATGAGTGGATCAATGCAGACGTCCTCATATTCAATTCTGGACAGTGGTGGGTACCTGGGAAGCTTTTTGGAGT CAATTTAACTCTCCGGATGTGCAATGTGACAAATCAACCTCTTTCAGAGACTAATGGTCAggagagtagctcattttccgATGCTGTTCTAGAGATGGCACACAGCATGAAAGTTCCAGTTAATGTGCTACACATCACTCCCATGTCTGCGTTCAGGAAAGATGCTCATGTTGGTCTTTGGAGTGATAATCCAGCTCTATCTGATTGCAGCCACTGGTGTCTACCTGGACTTCCTGATCTTTGGAATGAAATGGTCTTTTCATACCTGCATGATAGCTATCGACATACGTCATTGTATCAACAAAGAGA ATTCAATAGCTTGGACTAA
- the LOC129900926 gene encoding protein trichome berefringence-like 7 isoform X1, producing MSTFGRSLSHKQRALTVSSPRLFDKSVSSPRFSRKSEVSRLFRVLIAIGSVVSFFLAIGGGYLYVLPNLTKTFHEENLVSFNGSDSFCDIFDGKWVVDNSYPLYNASECLFVEKGFNCLANGRTNDDYLKWRWKPRNCELPRFNVHNMLETLRNKRIVFVGDSMSRTQWESLICLLMTGVQNKGSVYEVNGNKITKLIRFLGVRFSSFNFTVEFYRSVFLVQHTWSSKYGIKRVRSTLTLDKLDDISNEWINADVLIFNSGQWWVPGKLFGVGCYFQLNSTLRIGMSIPTAFRTALETWSSWIDTKINPNRTRVFFRTFEPSHWSNLTLRMCNVTNQPLSETNGQESSSFSDAVLEMAHSMKVPVNVLHITPMSAFRKDAHVGLWSDNPALSDCSHWCLPGLPDLWNEMVFSYLHDSYRHTSLYQQREFNSLD from the exons ATGAGTACTTTCGGTAGAAGTCTCTCTCATAAACAGAGGGCATTGACAGTTAGCAGCCCTAGATTGTTCGATAAGTCGGTTAGCAGCCCTAGATTTAGTAGGAAAAGTGAGGTTTCAAGACTTTTTCGTGTACTTATAGCAATTGGATCTGTTGTTTCCTTTTTCTTGGCAATTGGAGGAGGGTATTTATATGTCCTACCCAATCTTACAAAAACATTTCATGAGGAGAATCTTGTTAGTTTTAATGGTTCAGATAGTTTTTGTGACATATTTGATGGAAAATGGGTAGTTGATAACAGCTACCCCTTGTACAATGCCTCAGAATGCCTCTTTGTGGAGAAAGGATTCAACTGTTTGGCTAATGGTAGAACCAATGATGATTATCTTAAGTGGAGATGGAAGCCAAGGAATTGTGAACTCCCTAGGTTTAATGTGCATAATATGTTGGAAACTCTCCGAAATAAAAGAATTGTTTTTGTTGGAGACTCGATGAGTAGGACTCAATGGGAGTCTTTGATATGCCTGCTAATGACGGGGGTGCAAAATAAGGGAAGTGTATATGAAGTAAATGGGAATAAGATCACAAAACTAATTCGCTTTCTGGGGGTGAGGTTTAGTTCCTTCAATTTCACTGTTGAATTTTATCGATCAGTATTCCTTGTCCAACATACTTGGTCTTCCAAATATGGAATAAAGAGAGTTAGATCAACCCTTACGTTGGACAAGCTTGATGATATCAGCAATGAGTGGATCAATGCAGACGTCCTCATATTCAATTCTGGACAGTGGTGGGTACCTGGGAAGCTTTTTGGAGT GGGGTGCTATTTCCAACTAAATAGTACACTGAGGATTGGAATGTCGATCCCGACGGCATTCAGAACTGCCCTTGAGACTTGGTCATCCTGGATTGATACCAAAATAAACCCTAACAGGACGCGTGTCTTTTTCAGAACGTTTGAACCTTCTCATTGGAG CAATTTAACTCTCCGGATGTGCAATGTGACAAATCAACCTCTTTCAGAGACTAATGGTCAggagagtagctcattttccgATGCTGTTCTAGAGATGGCACACAGCATGAAAGTTCCAGTTAATGTGCTACACATCACTCCCATGTCTGCGTTCAGGAAAGATGCTCATGTTGGTCTTTGGAGTGATAATCCAGCTCTATCTGATTGCAGCCACTGGTGTCTACCTGGACTTCCTGATCTTTGGAATGAAATGGTCTTTTCATACCTGCATGATAGCTATCGACATACGTCATTGTATCAACAAAGAGA ATTCAATAGCTTGGACTAA
- the LOC129900926 gene encoding protein trichome berefringence-like 7 isoform X3 has product MSTFGRSLSHKQRALTVSSPRLFDKSVSSPRFSRKSEVSRLFRVLIAIGSVVSFFLAIGGGYLYVLPNLTKTFHEENLVSFNGSDSFCDIFDGKWVVDNSYPLYNASECLFVEKGFNCLANGRTNDDYLKWRWKPRNCELPRFNVHNMLETLRNKRIVFVGDSMSRTQWESLICLLMTGVQNKGSVYEVNGNKITKLIRFLGVRFSSFNFTVEFYRSVFLVQHTWSSKYGIKRVRSTLTLDKLDDISNEWINADVLIFNSGQWWVPGKLFGVGCYFQLNSTLRIGMSIPTAFRTALETWSSWIDTKINPNRTRVFFRTFEPSHWRYLLIAMPSIQMNAFGSLSRKFLQFRAAI; this is encoded by the exons ATGAGTACTTTCGGTAGAAGTCTCTCTCATAAACAGAGGGCATTGACAGTTAGCAGCCCTAGATTGTTCGATAAGTCGGTTAGCAGCCCTAGATTTAGTAGGAAAAGTGAGGTTTCAAGACTTTTTCGTGTACTTATAGCAATTGGATCTGTTGTTTCCTTTTTCTTGGCAATTGGAGGAGGGTATTTATATGTCCTACCCAATCTTACAAAAACATTTCATGAGGAGAATCTTGTTAGTTTTAATGGTTCAGATAGTTTTTGTGACATATTTGATGGAAAATGGGTAGTTGATAACAGCTACCCCTTGTACAATGCCTCAGAATGCCTCTTTGTGGAGAAAGGATTCAACTGTTTGGCTAATGGTAGAACCAATGATGATTATCTTAAGTGGAGATGGAAGCCAAGGAATTGTGAACTCCCTAGGTTTAATGTGCATAATATGTTGGAAACTCTCCGAAATAAAAGAATTGTTTTTGTTGGAGACTCGATGAGTAGGACTCAATGGGAGTCTTTGATATGCCTGCTAATGACGGGGGTGCAAAATAAGGGAAGTGTATATGAAGTAAATGGGAATAAGATCACAAAACTAATTCGCTTTCTGGGGGTGAGGTTTAGTTCCTTCAATTTCACTGTTGAATTTTATCGATCAGTATTCCTTGTCCAACATACTTGGTCTTCCAAATATGGAATAAAGAGAGTTAGATCAACCCTTACGTTGGACAAGCTTGATGATATCAGCAATGAGTGGATCAATGCAGACGTCCTCATATTCAATTCTGGACAGTGGTGGGTACCTGGGAAGCTTTTTGGAGT GGGGTGCTATTTCCAACTAAATAGTACACTGAGGATTGGAATGTCGATCCCGACGGCATTCAGAACTGCCCTTGAGACTTGGTCATCCTGGATTGATACCAAAATAAACCCTAACAGGACGCGTGTCTTTTTCAGAACGTTTGAACCTTCTCATTGGAGGTACTTGTTGATAGCTATGCCTTCTATACAGATGAATGCTTTTGGATCTCTCAGTAGAAAGTTTCTACAATTTAGAGCTG CAATTTAA